The genomic interval ATATGGATTCCGTATGAATGACTAAGGGGTTGGCCCTGATCTGTTATCAGGGTTGAGTTATCACAAgcaaaagcaaaatattgtcgTACGAGTCACATAAATCGAATGTGTAAAATAGACTTTCGTGtacaaaatgcaaattttcttaTCTTGATTCAGTATATAAAAGCAGAAGTGTCCTCAACGATTAACAATTGATCTAGATTCTTTGTGAAAGTAGCATCAAAGTACGCAAAAATGACGAGTAAGTGAAATTCGCCTTTGATTTTATAATATTTCCTCAGAGAGATCCTTTCTCTCCTTCCAATGAATCGTGTccttattaaaaatttatttttttagaattcgGAATGTGCCTTATCCAGAATTTTAGTGGAACCGACAAAAcccaaaatgaaaatcgtgCCATGGACCTGATCCGCCGAGCTGTTCAAAAATATAGGCCACGTTTGGTCGCACTGCCCGAATGCTTCAACGCACCGTACATCAATGAAGCGTTCGAACCGAATGCCGAATTGGTACCAACTGGATCGACTTGCATGAAAATGTCGAGCATTGCTAAAGAGCTGGGCATTTATTTGGTCGGTGGCATCATGGAACGGGATCCTAAGAATCCGAAAACCATTTATAACACCGCCACCGTCTGGGGACCAGACGGCAATTTGATCACAAAGCATCGCAAGGTTCACCTCTACGATTTTTATGGTGCAGTCGGTTTTAAGGAATCCGCCACATTGACACCTGGTAACGATATCACCACCTTTATGATCGATGATGTGAAAGTCGGTGTCGCCATTTGCTATGACATCTCGTCTCCTGAATTTATGATGTGCTACAAAATGGCTGGTAAGCTAGCGAGAATGTATTCATTGAGTGAAGCCTATCTAATCGAAGGCATCGCAAATTATAGGCGTTGATTTGATGGTCGTTCCGATGGCATACGATCATGTTTGCTGGGGACCGAAATTCTGGGAGCTAATTGGCCGTGCTCGTGCATTCGATACGCAGGTTTACTTTGCCGAAATTTCGGGCGCTAGAAATACTGACATCAGTAAGTACGTTTTGTACGGTTACACTCATCTGGTGGATCCATTCGGTCACATAATGGTTCAAGCTGCAGAACAGGAGGAAGTTCTTCATGCAGAACTTGGTATGTTGAAGGACTAATTTACATCACTGTCGACGGTATGTTAACGAAACTTAAATGTTGCAGATTTCGACGAAGTCAAACGTGCTCGTCGAGAGATTACTAAGACGGCTCACCGACGCACTGACATCTACGATCGATACCTCAGGAAATAGAATTTTGGGCTGTTTCAATATGGATACGAAATCTCTATTTTGGAATAATCTTTCAAGGCAATGGCAATTTATGTTAAtccattttttgaataaaacaacgaaagttcattttacgtgCATCGAAGAGGCAAGCCTTTTTATCAACCAATCTGGGAGTtattttgtgaacattttgttgAGCCGGTCTGATCGAGTGTCTTGATGAAAGAAATTAGCATAAAAACTTCATTGAAGAACGTACGCTAACCTTACCCTCAGAAAAGTTCTTTTTCCTATCCTGTCCAGCATAGCACGTGCAGTTGTTCGTTAACGTTCCATTTTAACAATCAAGGTCATCACCTATTGAGACTGCAGCTTTCAGACCTCCTACACCTTCCCTGAATTCTTAGGATTAAAGAAGTAATCGACACAAAACCTCTGCTGGTCGTCTGTGATACGTTCAATTGAAGAGTGTACTTGATGAACGCACGTCCCATTCATAAAAGACCTTAGCgattttcactgaaatttatttcaaacaaaacaacgaACATCCTCCTCTACTCAAAATCTTGATCCACAGCCTTCGCAAATACATTCAGTCCCATGTCCGGGTTGTCACACTTCTTGGTCAATTTCATTTGCAGCACAACATTGCTCTTAAATTCGTTGTTACAACCAGTCACCAGCATACCTCCATTGGCCACATTTGCGCTTAATATGTTGTCATTACCCAGTACGTTCACATATCCGTTGAAAACATTGTTATCGAAGAGATTGCAACACGAATCGCGATCTATTTGCATGGAAATGTTCGCTGATGTGAGCGACGAATGCAACAGTGTTGAATGATTCGAACGGATATCAAGACCAATGTCTACATTCGAAAATGTAACTGCCTGCAGTTTGTTCTTTTCTCCGGTGACAATGACGCCCTGTTTGGTGTCCTTGATAGAAACTCCGTCGATTTCGTTTTCGTTGCCGGCCATCACAATACCCGTCTCACTGTTAACGATCCACATCGTTCGGAAAATGTAATGATTTGCGGTTACATTCAAAACGACTCCAGTTTCACTGGACAGTTTGGTTATTTCACCGGATTTAGACACTCCCCGAACCGTAATTGGTATGTCTGGTATTGCAGACGATTTTGTTACACTGAATTCACCTTTGTATTCAATTGGCATCAATTCGATGACATCACCAGCACGAGCCTTATCGAGTGCAGTTTGTAACTCTGCAGAATCTTTTGGCGTTCGCATAGTACCACAAGCACTCCATACAAAGATACACAGGCACAGGAGAAttggtttcattttctttggaaatcaatttttcgtcGTCTTCcgtcttttaaattttaaattaaaatttcttagtAGCGAGAATGATCAGTGATGTTCAATCGGGAACTGAATTCAAAACTTCAAACGATTTGAAAGTGAGTCGATTACAATTCGAATTGGTTCGATTGGAAGGGAACGGAGAAGTGGTTTTTTGTTGAGCAAAAATTAAACCAGTCCAGTCACTTTCAACAACATTATCATTATGTCACACCTGTTTAACATTTAATATTGATGCAGCGCAGCACACACTTTTCACATATGAATATGAATAGACAAACAGTGTGGTTGAGCTCAGAGTAGGTTAGGTATAATGTCCATTGATGTGAActtttactgaaaattgttTGGGTAAATAATCGATGATGGTCATAAAGTTACGTGACAAGTATACCTTACTTtggctattttttttaacctttCGGCTGTTAGTAAACAGAAGAAAGAGGAAATCACTTTacacaacgaaaacaaatgttttgcTAGTCGCAGACTACTCGTAACAGATCCTGGACTCTGATTCGAAAAGACGGAACAAAATGGTTCCTGATTGAGGCTCATAAAATTTCGCTCAACAATCTGCTTGAAAACGAAAACCGATCTACGAAAATCCTTTTTcgtaactagtgttgaaatatcgcgaaTTCGCATCTGGCTAAACGACGTCAACGCTAGTTAGGAAAATTGAGTTACGAGgtttcaaaaatcattttctcaaTGTTGCACATGGACTAGAAAAAAAGTTAAGCCACACAGCAAGCCGCTCTTGATGCATGGGTCTATAGGAATTATTGTCAAAACTATAGGAAAATGAGAACAAGACAATTCATCTATTCAAACAAGAACGCTGACCGATTCTATGTAGAACCTACTTTCCAACAACTTTTGAAACGATTTCTCTGTTTTACCCATTCGCTGAACTTAGACCACTATTTACGTTACCCTTGGTTTATGAGGAGTTACCGCAAAAAATCCACTGAATAGTTGAAATTTTGCATTGAGCTACCGATAGCCGACATGTTTCTATTTGCAGAACGGCCCAGTGAAATTATGGCGATAGACCCTCCTCATCCTCATATGATAACCTTGACATTACCAGTcaggaaaaatgtttaaaattggCGTTTGTATTGATTTCTTCAACGTTTCTATCCTTCTCGCTCTAATGACTTTGCAATATAGTTGTCTACAGTTACAgcaattcaaagttttttggTTGATGATGGAAATTCGCAATTTTTCGTACGATTGCTGTGGACTAGCGTTCTCGTATGTAGCGGTTCAGAAACACCTCATAAAAAGATTCGCGTTCCGTTTACATTTACAATCgggtttcatttttcaatcaagTATCAAGCAAGTATCTCAAGCATTTGTGCAGCATTGATCCTTAGAATTGAATTAAAGTTCTCGATGTGATCCGTAAAGTCGAAAAAATTGAAGCCAGGATTTCAGTGTTTTGACTAAATCGAGGCGTAATATTCCTTATTCCTACAGTGTTTCGCTGTATTAGATTATTAAGAGACTTATTAGGCGTCGAGAGTAGTTAAGTTTCAGTTCCtcgtcaacatttttttctctgacCTCTCTTGCAAAACGTTTCGCAAAGCTCAAAAGATCAAAATCAAAGACTAAAATGTCACACATATAAAGTAGCTTGCAAAGACAAAGGCTCCGGCAGATTTCCGTTAAGAtgattaaaaccaaaaccgataaaaatgtaaaattgatcTCAATGTTTTATTTCGATGGCAAAAATATAAAGTGACCGAATCTTCTTCATGATCCGTCagttaaaaatagaaaataaatttttgtaataaaatcgCTTAATTTTACGCTTTTTAagtcataaaatgtttttttaaaccaaagaagattttcaacgaaaaataacaaaaagaaattaaagaaaatttgaatgttaaatcaaaaatcaagaaaagaaaagaataaaaGAACTAAAATTCATAATTGTGGTGGTATGGGGGTaatttaagtttaattttacaaaataacaaataaaaaaatgttaggaAGTCTCTCTACTTCACCCTACagtccaacattttttttccctttgcTAAATTTATTGTATCGAATTTCAATGGTAATGGTGGGCTATGCTCGTACTATTTGGATTTTCcaacaattcaaaatgttttttagcaTTTCGGATATTCACCAGAGCCGCTTCGGATGGTATCGTCGGATCGGACATGACCACCATAACGTATGTGTTTGTTGTGAAGGTATTTATGAATGCAGCAAAGTCACTATTTCGtacctaaaatttgaatttttcgtttaatttttaagattctTAACTGAGCTTGGTCTTAAGTTAGACGGTACCATAACATGTTTTTAAATTGGAAGAGAAACGTGAGATTAAACACTACGGCCACACTGTTATGTTTTTGCTTCAACTAAGTCATTTCGATGTTTTCGATCAGATAAAGAAGTACTTTCACATAGAGAGAAGTGCATAGAGATCTACTTTACAAGCAATTCTCTTTCTATGTAAACGTTATCCAATCTCTACATTAAAACTTATTTCTCTCTTTCCGCGTacaattcattgaaaacaaGGTATCCCGAGAAGAAGCAAAAAGAAAGAAGTGTGACCCTAAAGTCAAATCTCATTGTTGCACTGACAAATCGACGACACGAGAAACGACGATTTCTGAAGAAACAGCGAGTTCCTGAAAAAGTCGACGATTCTTCATGAACTCAACCTTTATATGtcattctacaaaatgttaaaaaatggtGATTTCCTGAAGAAAAGGTGAGTTCTTGAAAAATGAGCGACTACTCACCGCTACTTCAGgaactcgccgtttcttcaaaaaatcttCGTTTTTCGTGTCGTCGATTTTTCAGTGCAAAAAGACTGTCTGTAAGCGAGTGCTACTAAAAATATCAGAGACTATGCCAACGTTAACATATTCCAAactaacattttccaattagCCAGTTACGTACAACAATATCTTTTATCGGCAATAACGACATAACAATGAACTCTAGCTAACGCCAAAAATggcaaaatattcaaacataTGAAGTGACAGATTTTATGCCAATCTATTGAAGATACTCCGATCGAAtcaagtaacagattcgataactAACCTAATGatatgcttgtcgtctgtGAATGGTTGAATGATATCGTGATGCCATTCAATGCAGTCGAAAATGTTCTTGTTTTCCattcgaattttcattttccccTAAGTTCAGTTTCAGAACCAATGCACGTTTTATAATGCTCGCAACGACAGGTCGGGCTCGGTGTcaatttcaactaaaatttaatgttcgacagcgaacttgacctgagccagaaattatcgatttcgggttcaacccgtaCCTGAATCGAAGCCGAATCTAAACTTTCTTTCGGcattgacccgaacctgaactcGGATCAGGTTCGAGTTGACCTTTTTCCAATCAGGTAGACCCTAAACTCCAGCTGGAATTTTTACGCGATCACAGGCCTCCTAGATTCAATGACTGTCGTAAAATTCCCTACGCGACCGATTCTCTAGCTGCTTGACTTTACGATTTTGAGCTGTTACCTTTGTGACAAAGGACTGTGATATGGTGGAAGTAAATTGCTTTTGAGGGAATAGGTTAATAGGTTGATTGAATTTGGAggattgaatttgaatttgaaaaagtgaTTAATGTGAACGTTTATGTGAATTTGATTTGGGACTGATGTAGACTTAGATGAACTGAGCGGATTGAGTGACGAAGCTAGAAAGCTGAATTGATTTAGTGTTTAATGTTTGATGTATTGACTGCGATAATGACGATGATTGTAACTGTGTCAGCTTATTTAAGTAGACGATAAAAccaaagaataaataaataaataaataaactacACTAAGCAGTAACAATAACATCGAAAATTGACAACTTTTCACCCACATCTTCACTCGATCGATTTTTCCCATCTTCGAACCTAAACCAACAATTCCAAATATTCTTCAggaaagaatattttcgagCTTGGATACGATTCACTCACGCTATGCTCTCTGCATACACAATATTTCGTTGATTTGGTATTACAAGGCATGGGTATGTCGATTCTACATTGTAGAATGGCAATTTGTGATAAATTCTCAGAATTCTCTTTAGCTATTCTGCCGTCAACTCTGCGAgatattatattttatgaacAGTCATGCGAGTATGACTCAGTCTTTTGATTTTTCAGTATTCTCATATTACAGACAGCGACCAACTGTTAATTTGAGCGCAGTCAACATTAGCATCGATAGCGAATACGAAGTCCACCCGTACTTGTAATCATAGAACTCACCTCAATAGATTGGAATTTGGCGCCCAGCTTCGAACACGACAATTTAAATTGCTTGATGATGTTCGACACTTTCTCAAAACGATGCGAATCCCGATGTTCGACCCGTTGATAATGtgatatgaccaaaaatgttGCCCGTTCGAACAGTAACACTTCCTCGGCCTCGATAATCTCGGCAAAATATCTCAGCGTATTCTCCAGCGCCTTCACATTCGGTATCAGCATATAAACGATATTCGACCAGGCTCTGTACAGTGTTTCGTCCCAGATGCTCGTTCGATAGCAGGTACATGAAAGCGGCGAcgataatttctttaaatCATGTTCGCGAacactgaaaatttcgtctCTTTGTTCTTCGGCCACCAGGTCCATTTTGTGGACTAAGCAGAAGATCTTGGCATCGGGTGAATTCTGGAAATGGACAGGCGATCGAATCTATTTTTTTCGTCGAGGGCATGAGATTTACTTGCCTTATAAATAGCCTCCAAACAGGACTGGTAGTAATGCATGTCATTATCCAGTTCCCTGCTCTCCACATCGAATACATAAATCAACACTTCCACATTCCGAAAGATGTTGTCCTTTTGCGAGGCAAAGTATTGTTCCATGAACGACTCTTGGCCGCCACAGTCCCATAGATTAAGCACTAAATTTCCAAGGAATCTGACATGCGAATGTTCGACATCAACTGCAATTCAAACAATGTTAGCACATCATCATTCGTTTGGTGCAGAAGTCAGGTCaaaatttcaatggaaaaacATTTACTTGTAGCACCCAATCGTCTCGTGTCTCTGGCTATGTAATTGGCAAATATAATCGATCTCATACTCGTCTTCCCCGATCCACTTTTGCCCATAAGCAGAACCTACAAACGCCCAAAAATACGACAATTTCGTCAGGATAAAACAACTCTACGATTGACGACAGGACATTGTGCGACGATGTCACATTACGAACCTTTTTCTTCATATTCATTTTAGCTGATTGTTGTGTGCGACTGTGTTATAGACACCGTCTACGGTTTCCGTATAGCGTCCGATCGTAAGTGAATTAATTAAGTCTTCCAAACCaaacgaaaatgtaaatgaaaaactgTCCGCACTGAGCTCCTCTTTCTTTCTCTTCTACTGTCAGAAAGTCTTAGTGGAATGACAAAACGTC from Bradysia coprophila strain Holo2 unplaced genomic scaffold, BU_Bcop_v1 contig_732, whole genome shotgun sequence carries:
- the LOC119084053 gene encoding omega-amidase NIT2-like — protein: MTKFGMCLIQNFSGTDKTQNENRAMDLIRRAVQKYRPRLVALPECFNAPYINEAFEPNAELVPTGSTCMKMSSIAKELGIYLVGGIMERDPKNPKTIYNTATVWGPDGNLITKHRKVHLYDFYGAVGFKESATLTPGNDITTFMIDDVKVGVAICYDISSPEFMMCYKMAGVDLMVVPMAYDHVCWGPKFWELIGRARAFDTQVYFAEISGARNTDISKYVLYGYTHLVDPFGHIMVQAAEQEEVLHAELDFDEVKRARREITKTAHRRTDIYDRYLRK
- the LOC119084045 gene encoding ras-related GTP-binding protein A yields the protein MNMKKKVLLMGKSGSGKTSMRSIIFANYIARDTRRLGATIDVEHSHVRFLGNLVLNLWDCGGQESFMEQYFASQKDNIFRNVEVLIYVFDVESRELDNDMHYYQSCLEAIYKNSPDAKIFCLVHKMDLVAEEQRDEIFSVREHDLKKLSSPLSCTCYRTSIWDETLYRAWSNIVYMLIPNVKALENTLRYFAEIIEAEEVLLFERATFLVISHYQRVEHRDSHRFEKVSNIIKQFKLSCSKLGAKFQSIEVRNSDFAAFINTFTTNTYVMVVMSDPTIPSEAALVNIRNAKKHFELLENPNSTSIAHHYH